In Capsicum annuum cultivar UCD-10X-F1 unplaced genomic scaffold, UCD10Xv1.1 ctg50419, whole genome shotgun sequence, the genomic window AAGAAACAAAGTTACAGGGGAACTTGCAAGAGATAGTGAAACAATTATGGGGAGGGAGATGGGTTAATTTCGCGTGTTTAGAAGCTAGTGGTACCAGGGGTGTTATTAGTAGAATGTGGAAGGGAGAGGTAATTGAAACAGGGGTACATACCTTAACTTGCAGATTTGAAGCTTTGTCCCAAAACTTTAATTGCCACATCACAGGGGTCTATGCTCCAAACTGTAAGGTTGAAAGAAAAGAAGTATGGGATGAGCTAGGGGCGGTGAAAGGGATACTTGAAGGTCCCTGGGCAGTATGTGGGAATCTCAATGTGTGTAGGTTTCCAACAGAAAAAAGGGACTGTCAAAGAAGGACCTCTGCGATGATAGAGCTATCAGAAACCATTGAAGACCTGGAACTCACAGATCTGCCCCTAGAAGGAGGAAGTTATACATGGTTTAGAGGAGACACTAATAATACAACATCAAGGATAGACCGAGTTCTATTCTCAGTAGAGTGGAGTGAACAATTTAATAGGGTAAAAAAGAAGACTGTACAGAGACTGACATCAGATCATGTACCTATTAGCCTACAATGTGGTCCTTGGGATAAAAAcaaatcatacttcaaattcgAAAATTGGTTGCTTAACACCGAAGGGTTTGTAGATAGAGTCAAAGCATGGTGACTCTCTTTCACTTACCAGGGAAAGCTAGATTATTTACTTGCTTACAAATTAAAAGCTCTGAAAGGCAAGCTAAAGGAATGGAGTAGGGAAGAAAAAGGAAACCTATCTTTGCAAAGATTTACCTTGCTAAGCAGAATGACAGCCATGGATACTATAATTGAGAGAAGAGCTTTGACAGAAAAGCATCTGCAAAGGCTGCAACATTTGTTGAATTTGAGGAATTGCTAAAAAATGAGGAGATTGCATGGAGACAAAGATCTAGAATGTTGTGGCTGAAAGAACGTGACAACAATACTAACTTCTTCCATAACTCCGCCAATGCCTACAAAAGAAGCAATTACATTGATTACCTATAAGTGCAAGGGGAGATAGTGAATGAACCAGGCAGAATAAAAGAGGAAATCGCATAGTTTTGTAAGAAATTGTATACTGAAACAGAGAATTGGAGACCAACTGGAAACATGAGAAACTGCCCCACAATATCAGAAGATGAGAAAGCACAACTACAAGCAAGATTTGAGGAACAAGAAGTGTTCAATTGTTTGAAGATGTGTGCTGTGGACAAAGCTCTGGGACCTGATGGGTACACCATGGGTTTTTTCTTAAAGTGTTGGGATGTCATAAAGCAAGATGTTATGGAtgcttttcattatttttatgaaagtGAGATTTTTGAAAAGAGCTTTAACGCCACATATATTGCTCTAATTCCAAAGAAAAAAGGGGCCAAGGAGCTAAAGGACTTTAGACCAATTAGCTTGATAGGAAGTTTTTATAAGCTTTTGTCTAAAGTGCTAACTGAGAGGTTAAAAAGGATGATGGCTAAGCTAGTAGATTCTCAGCACATGGCTTTCATCCAAGGAAGATAGATTATGGATGCAGTGTTGATTGCTAATGAAGCAGTCGATTCAAGGCTGGCTCAAAAGAAACTTGGAATCTTATGCAAATTAGATATTGAAAAAGCTTATGATCATGTGAATTGGGGGTTTCTATTTAACACACTCAAGAGAATGGGATTTAGGGAAAAGTGGATTAGATGGATTAGTTTTTGCATGCCCACGGTGAAGTTTTTAATACTAATCAATGGTGCACCTGAAGGCTTCTTTGCATCCCAAAGGGGTATAAGACAAGGAGACTCTTTGTCCCCCCTTTTGTTTATCCTTGCCATGAAAGGTCTTAATAATATGATCAAGACTGCAAAAGACAATAGATGGATTTAGGTTTTGAGGTGTCAACAAGAAATGGAGATAGCCTGGAGGTGACACATCTTTAATATGCTGATGATACAATGATCTTTTGTGGGGCAGAAGAGGAGCAGATAAGATATTTTAGAATAGTTCTAGTACTCTTTGAATGCATTTCAGGTTTGCATATTAATTGGAGGAAGAGTCATGTGTACCTATTAATCTAGTTCCAATTATTGATCTTCTTGCCTCAATCTTGGGAGGTGAAGTGGGAGCCTTACCATCTATATACTTAGGTATGCCTCTGGGGGCTAAATCAAGATCAAATGATATATGGGACTCTGTTTTGGAGAAATGTGAAAAGAAGCTTTCTAGATGGAAAGCCCAGTACTTGTCTATTGGGGGTAAACTTACCTTGGTTAATGTAGTTCTTGATGCCCTTCCAACTATGCTTACTTTATTTTCAATCCCTGCAGATGTGGTACAGAGGCTGGATAAGATTAGGAGGTCCTTTTTTTGGCAAAGAAATAGAACCAGAAAGGGTTATCACCTAGTCAAGTGGTAAGTGTTGATATCTGAAAAGGAACAAGGAGGTCTAggaatgaaaaatttgaaaaaccaGAGCAAAGCTATGAAAATGAAATGGTTGTGGAGATATGCTCATGAGCAACATTCCCTATGGAAAAAGGTGATCAAATTGAAGTACGGAGAATTAGATGGTTGGGTTACTAAAGAAGCAAACAACCCATACAGGGTTACTGTCTGGAGATCTATCAGATGTTGGTGGCCTATTCTTCTTAATCACACTACCATTTCAGTCAATGATGGTGGAAGAACTGCTTTCTGGAAAGACAAGTGGTTAGGTAATAGGAGTTT contains:
- the LOC124892764 gene encoding uncharacterized protein LOC124892764, with amino-acid sequence MWKGEVIETGVHTLTCRFEALSQNFNCHITGVYAPNCKVERKEVWDELGAVKGILEGPWAVCGNLNVCRFPTEKRDCQRRTSAMIELSETIEDLELTDLPLEGGSYTWFRGDTNNTTSRIDRVLFSVEWSEQFNRVKKKTVQRLTSDHGKLDYLLAYKLKALKGKLKEWSREEKGNLSLQRFTLLSRMTAMDTIIERRALTEKHLQRLQHLLNLRNC
- the LOC124892763 gene encoding uncharacterized protein LOC124892763, coding for MKNLKNQSKAMKMKWLWRYAHEQHSLWKKVIKLKYGELDGWVTKEANNPYRVTVWRSIRCWWPILLNHTTISVNDGGRTAFWKDKWLGNRSLSVVFPDLFDLVLNQNSNVADM